The following are encoded together in the Xanthomonas vesicatoria ATCC 35937 genome:
- a CDS encoding polyprenyl synthetase family protein, which translates to MSSALFDHWIARTERSLEAALPGATLAPQRLHAAMRHAVLGGGKRMRPLLVYASGALFRAAEDLLDTPAVSVELIHAYSLVHDDLPAMDDDALRRGQPTVHIAFDEATAILAGDALQTRAFELLASAPVSAELRVGWLQHLASAAGAGGMCGGQALDIDATGQVQSLHALQRMHALKTGALIRAAVRMGALSGRAAPADQQRVDDFADALGLAFQVRDDILDVESSSAQLGKTAGKDAAQSKSTYPALLGMDGAKAKLAELATRMHDVLQPYGPPGETLATLGRFAVDRAH; encoded by the coding sequence GTGAGTTCTGCGTTGTTCGACCACTGGATCGCTCGCACCGAGCGCAGCCTCGAGGCAGCCCTGCCCGGCGCCACCCTGGCACCGCAGCGTCTGCACGCGGCGATGCGGCACGCGGTGCTGGGCGGCGGCAAGCGCATGCGGCCGCTGCTGGTATACGCCAGCGGCGCACTGTTCCGCGCTGCGGAAGACCTGCTGGATACGCCTGCCGTGTCGGTCGAACTGATCCACGCCTATTCGCTGGTGCACGACGACCTGCCGGCGATGGACGACGACGCGCTGCGCCGCGGCCAGCCCACCGTACACATCGCTTTCGACGAGGCCACTGCCATCCTGGCTGGCGATGCATTGCAGACCCGCGCCTTCGAACTGCTGGCCAGCGCGCCGGTCAGCGCCGAGCTACGCGTCGGCTGGTTGCAGCATCTGGCCAGCGCGGCCGGTGCCGGCGGCATGTGCGGCGGCCAGGCGCTGGATATCGACGCCACCGGTCAGGTGCAATCCCTGCACGCGCTGCAACGCATGCACGCGCTCAAGACTGGTGCGCTGATTCGCGCCGCAGTGCGCATGGGCGCGCTCAGCGGTCGCGCCGCGCCGGCCGACCAGCAACGCGTGGACGACTTTGCCGATGCGCTGGGCCTGGCCTTCCAGGTGCGCGACGACATCCTGGATGTGGAATCGAGCTCGGCGCAGCTGGGCAAGACCGCCGGCAAGGACGCCGCGCAATCCAAATCCACCTATCCCGCCTTGCTCGGCATGGACGGAGCCAAGGCCAAGCTGGCCGAGTTGGCGACACGCATGCACGACGTGCTGCAGCCCTATGGTCCGCCCGGCGAAACCCTGGCGACCCTGGGACGGTTTGCGGTGGACCGCGCGCACTAA
- a CDS encoding exodeoxyribonuclease VII small subunit, which translates to MAKKSLNETSPVARFEQSLEELEQLVQKMEVGDLSLEQSLSAYERGIGLYRDCQQALEQAELRVRLLTDPARPELAEAFEPPSLDGG; encoded by the coding sequence ATGGCCAAGAAGTCCTTGAACGAAACATCCCCGGTTGCCCGCTTCGAACAGTCGCTGGAAGAACTCGAGCAACTGGTGCAGAAAATGGAAGTCGGCGACCTCAGCCTGGAGCAATCGCTCAGCGCTTACGAACGCGGCATCGGTCTGTACCGCGATTGCCAGCAGGCGCTGGAGCAAGCCGAGCTGCGCGTCCGCCTGCTGACCGACCCGGCCCGCCCCGAACTTGCCGAAGCCTTCGAGCCGCCGTCGCTGGACGGCGGCTGA
- a CDS encoding dicarboxylate/amino acid:cation symporter, whose amino-acid sequence MRLVAAWLRIPFWQRVVAGFVLGAIAGAAMGPAAEVWFGPLGDLYVTLIKMIAIPLVFFAVINAISSLHGQKSVAALGGRTFLWFVITATLAVGVGLAVGTIMQPGAGHFSLSVDSAWTPRDVPSPMKVLLDVVPSNPFYALTGIGTKTNAAGETVLAAGRGSILPVIFFAALLGFAMVKLGERVAEARKLTGQLSDIMIQVTRFVLEMTPLGTFGLIAGLVGSYGFAKLLPFGSFVLALYVACAIHILVVYSSLLLAHGLNPWKFFRGAAPGMQVAFVSSSSFAAMPVAMRSITHNLGVNKDYAAFAVPLGASIKMDGCGAIYPALCAVFIAQYTGVPLTANQYFVVLIASVLGSFGTAGVPGTAVIMATVVLSAANLPLEVIGYLYAIDRILDMMRTMTNVTGQMLVPVLVAKETGLLDKAIYESASTNVGLEDPPADSAKPLR is encoded by the coding sequence ATGAGACTGGTTGCGGCCTGGTTGCGCATTCCGTTCTGGCAGCGCGTGGTGGCCGGCTTCGTTCTCGGCGCGATTGCCGGTGCGGCGATGGGCCCGGCGGCCGAGGTGTGGTTTGGCCCGCTCGGCGATCTGTACGTCACCCTGATCAAGATGATTGCGATACCGCTGGTGTTCTTCGCGGTGATCAATGCCATCTCGTCGCTGCACGGGCAAAAGTCGGTCGCCGCGCTCGGCGGTCGCACTTTCCTGTGGTTCGTGATCACCGCCACACTGGCGGTCGGCGTGGGCCTGGCGGTGGGCACGATCATGCAGCCGGGCGCCGGGCATTTCAGCCTGAGCGTGGACTCGGCATGGACGCCGCGCGATGTGCCCAGCCCGATGAAGGTGTTGCTGGATGTGGTGCCATCCAACCCGTTCTACGCACTCACCGGCATCGGCACCAAGACCAACGCCGCGGGCGAAACCGTGCTGGCCGCCGGTCGCGGCTCGATCCTGCCGGTGATCTTCTTTGCCGCATTGCTCGGCTTTGCGATGGTCAAGCTCGGCGAACGGGTGGCCGAGGCACGCAAGCTCACCGGGCAACTGAGCGACATCATGATCCAGGTGACGCGCTTCGTGCTGGAGATGACCCCGCTCGGCACCTTCGGTCTGATTGCAGGACTGGTCGGTAGCTACGGCTTCGCCAAGCTGCTGCCGTTCGGCAGTTTCGTGCTCGCGCTGTATGTGGCCTGTGCCATTCATATCCTGGTGGTCTACAGCAGCCTGTTGCTGGCGCACGGGCTCAACCCATGGAAGTTTTTCCGCGGTGCGGCCCCTGGCATGCAGGTGGCCTTCGTCAGTTCGTCCAGCTTTGCCGCCATGCCGGTGGCGATGCGTTCGATCACCCACAATCTTGGTGTCAACAAGGACTACGCTGCATTTGCGGTGCCGCTGGGCGCCAGCATCAAGATGGATGGCTGCGGTGCGATCTACCCGGCGCTGTGTGCGGTGTTCATCGCGCAATACACCGGCGTGCCGCTGACGGCCAACCAATACTTCGTGGTGCTGATCGCCTCGGTGCTGGGCAGCTTCGGCACCGCCGGTGTGCCGGGTACCGCAGTGATCATGGCCACCGTGGTGCTGAGCGCGGCCAATTTGCCGCTGGAAGTGATCGGCTATCTGTACGCCATCGACCGTATCCTCGACATGATGCGCACCATGACCAACGTCACCGGGCAGATGCTGGTGCCGGTGCTGGTGGCCAAGGAAACCGGTTTGCTCGACAAGGCGATCTATGAATCGGCATCCACCAATGTGGGGCTGGAAGATCCGCCCGCCGACAGCGCCAAGCCGCTGCGCTGA
- a CDS encoding DUF4870 domain-containing protein, which produces MSEFETHAAPPPPPVGTSTPSEERTLALAAHLLAILTSFIGALVIWLISKDASPSKPFATDQAKEALNFQITVIIAYVLAVILTIVSFGILFFVPTLVWVANLVFCILAAIKANNGEHYRYPFALRLIK; this is translated from the coding sequence ATGAGCGAGTTCGAGACACACGCAGCGCCGCCGCCGCCGCCGGTCGGTACCAGCACGCCGTCGGAGGAGCGCACCCTTGCGCTGGCCGCCCATCTGCTGGCCATCCTGACGTCGTTCATCGGTGCACTGGTGATCTGGCTGATCAGCAAGGACGCCAGCCCGTCCAAGCCGTTTGCCACCGATCAGGCCAAGGAAGCGCTGAACTTCCAGATCACCGTGATCATCGCCTACGTGCTGGCGGTGATCCTCACCATCGTGTCGTTCGGTATTTTGTTCTTCGTGCCGACGCTGGTGTGGGTCGCCAACTTGGTGTTCTGCATCCTGGCCGCAATCAAGGCCAACAACGGCGAGCATTACCGCTATCCGTTCGCGCTGCGCCTGATCAAGTAA
- the yjgA gene encoding ribosome biogenesis factor YjgA, translating to MRGRDEDTGEFRGASRSQQRREALEIFDLGEKLVALTPAQLAKLPVPESLIPHIEESKRITSHIAHKRQLAFLAKHMRREDDETLAAIRDALDANSDTARREVAAIHRVERWRERLLAEGDVALAELLETYPAADRQQLRQLVRNAIHERAKNKPPRAYRELFQVLRDLSQEQGLESGDSGLEDGEPASEDDE from the coding sequence ATGCGCGGACGCGATGAAGATACCGGTGAATTTCGTGGCGCCAGCCGCAGCCAGCAACGGCGCGAGGCGCTGGAAATTTTCGACCTGGGCGAAAAGCTGGTAGCGCTCACGCCGGCGCAGCTGGCCAAGTTGCCGGTGCCCGAGTCGTTGATCCCGCATATCGAAGAGAGCAAGCGCATCACCTCGCATATTGCGCACAAGCGGCAGCTGGCGTTTCTGGCCAAGCACATGCGCCGCGAGGACGATGAAACGCTGGCTGCGATCCGCGATGCGCTGGATGCCAACAGCGACACCGCGCGCCGCGAAGTGGCGGCGATCCATCGCGTCGAGCGCTGGCGCGAGCGCCTGCTCGCCGAAGGCGACGTCGCGCTGGCCGAGTTGCTGGAAACCTACCCGGCCGCCGACCGTCAGCAACTGCGTCAGCTGGTGCGCAACGCGATCCACGAACGCGCCAAGAACAAGCCGCCGCGCGCCTACCGCGAGCTGTTCCAGGTGCTGCGCGACCTGTCTCAGGAGCAGGGATTGGAGAGTGGGGATTCGGGATTGGAAGACGGCGAACCGGCGTCGGAAGACGACGAATAA
- a CDS encoding class I SAM-dependent methyltransferase, which yields MTVGFPVLREHLAQLPELAIVDGVFVQRTLADDPFEDRYLEVRRKEGRLYTDAQVRSLPRPSGKLGTSLEWQVRALSSTLLVQHLQARAGEGAILELGCGNGWLSQLLAQSLQRDVCGIDVNRTELTQAARVFGHDQRLSFVAADIQTFALPHDVFDVIVVPACIQYFPDPAALIRHLLAQLRDGGELHILDSPLYPDRQRADQSAARSLRYFTGLGVPALAEQYHQHTYAAFDAFAVQWLFDPRRLGARVRRMLKLRQPHFPWLCLRKQDKQGR from the coding sequence ATGACGGTGGGATTCCCTGTGTTGCGCGAGCACCTGGCGCAACTGCCCGAGCTGGCCATCGTGGATGGCGTGTTCGTCCAACGTACGCTTGCCGACGATCCCTTCGAGGATCGCTATCTGGAGGTGCGGCGCAAGGAAGGCCGGTTATATACCGATGCGCAGGTCCGCAGCCTGCCGCGCCCCAGCGGCAAGCTCGGTACCAGCCTGGAATGGCAGGTGCGCGCGCTGTCGAGCACATTGCTGGTGCAGCACCTGCAAGCACGCGCCGGCGAGGGCGCCATTCTGGAATTGGGATGCGGCAATGGCTGGCTATCGCAGCTGCTGGCGCAATCGCTGCAGCGTGATGTGTGCGGCATCGACGTCAATCGCACCGAGCTCACGCAGGCCGCGCGTGTCTTCGGCCACGACCAACGGCTGAGTTTCGTCGCTGCCGATATCCAGACCTTTGCGTTGCCGCACGATGTCTTCGACGTCATCGTGGTGCCGGCGTGCATCCAGTATTTCCCGGATCCTGCTGCCCTGATACGCCACCTGCTTGCGCAGCTACGCGACGGTGGCGAGTTGCACATCCTCGACAGTCCGCTGTATCCAGACCGGCAGCGTGCCGACCAAAGCGCTGCACGCAGCCTGCGCTATTTCACTGGTCTGGGCGTGCCTGCGTTGGCCGAGCAATATCACCAGCACACCTACGCCGCCTTTGACGCGTTCGCGGTGCAGTGGCTGTTCGATCCGCGGCGCCTGGGTGCGCGCGTGCGCCGCATGCTCAAGCTGCGTCAGCCGCATTTTCCATGGTTGTGTCTTCGCAAGCAGGACAAACAGGGGCGGTAA
- the tilS gene encoding tRNA lysidine(34) synthetase TilS: MLTDIPLQLPAPPPGPVLIAYSGGMDSGVLLHALAALPAYRDRGLRALHVHHGLHADADAWAAHCQRTCAGLQVPLQIVRVQVARDRGLGLEAAARQARHTAFAEILAPAEWLALAHHRDDQAETFLLRALRASGPDGLAAMRIQRPFAQGILWRPLLAHARADLQAYARLHALHWIDDPSNTDARYDRNFLRTQVLPLLQQRWPQAAAALARSAQLSADASDLLQHDDLAVLPDLLTENGALDLHLLRAQPAARRPRLLRAWAAAAGAPPLPAQGVAALEREIATHAPDRQACFAWQQIQVRRWRHCLYLLGPTPPWPAQWSAHWDGAQPLSLPDGAQLHLHGPAGLRFAQPLLVRGRHGGERIVLPQRTHSHQLKHVLQTADLPPWQRERLPILWADDQVLAAGDRIVSAALTHWLQANGARLQWRVDAGAN, from the coding sequence GTGCTGACCGACATTCCGCTGCAGCTGCCCGCCCCCCCACCCGGCCCGGTGCTGATTGCCTACAGCGGCGGCATGGATTCGGGGGTGTTGCTGCACGCACTGGCTGCCCTGCCGGCGTACCGCGATCGCGGCCTGCGGGCGCTGCACGTGCATCACGGCCTGCATGCCGATGCCGACGCCTGGGCAGCGCATTGCCAGCGCACGTGCGCTGGCCTGCAGGTGCCGCTGCAGATCGTGCGGGTCCAGGTCGCGCGCGATCGCGGCTTGGGGCTGGAGGCGGCTGCGCGTCAGGCGCGCCACACCGCGTTTGCGGAAATCCTGGCACCCGCCGAATGGCTGGCGCTGGCCCACCATCGCGACGATCAGGCCGAAACGTTTCTGCTGCGCGCACTACGTGCATCGGGCCCGGATGGCTTGGCGGCGATGCGCATACAGCGCCCGTTTGCCCAGGGCATCTTGTGGCGGCCGTTGCTGGCGCATGCACGCGCCGACCTGCAGGCCTATGCGCGCCTGCATGCCTTGCACTGGATCGACGACCCCAGCAATACCGATGCCCGCTACGACCGCAACTTCCTGCGCACGCAGGTGCTGCCGTTGCTGCAGCAACGCTGGCCGCAGGCCGCCGCTGCCTTGGCGCGTAGCGCGCAGCTGAGCGCCGACGCCAGCGATCTGCTGCAGCACGACGATCTGGCCGTCCTTCCCGACCTGCTGACCGAAAACGGTGCATTGGACCTGCACCTATTACGCGCACAGCCCGCTGCACGCCGGCCGCGCTTGCTGCGTGCATGGGCCGCAGCAGCCGGTGCGCCGCCGCTACCCGCCCAGGGCGTGGCCGCGCTGGAACGGGAAATCGCCACTCACGCACCGGATCGGCAAGCCTGCTTTGCCTGGCAACAGATCCAGGTGCGGCGCTGGCGGCATTGCCTGTACCTGCTTGGCCCGACACCGCCATGGCCTGCGCAGTGGTCCGCGCACTGGGATGGCGCGCAGCCCTTGTCGTTGCCCGACGGTGCGCAACTGCACCTGCACGGCCCCGCGGGGCTGCGCTTCGCGCAACCGTTGCTGGTACGCGGCCGACACGGCGGCGAGCGGATCGTGCTGCCGCAGCGCACGCATTCGCATCAGCTCAAGCACGTGCTGCAAACCGCCGATCTGCCGCCGTGGCAACGCGAACGCCTGCCGATCCTTTGGGCCGACGATCAGGTGCTTGCCGCCGGCGATCGCATCGTTTCCGCTGCGTTGACGCACTGGCTGCAGGCCAATGGCGCACGTTTGCAATGGCGCGTCGATGCCGGCGCGAATTGA
- a CDS encoding M35 family metallo-endopeptidase, giving the protein MKNVFLASFAAGTLAVVGVLGSAQAQSVRGPVPLTIELAPVADQAGRHQGKIAVTVTNNGSQIARVPTYQLPLKSLDNGILEVSRDGKPVDYTGRLVKRGLPKAADFTILQPGQSVQGEVDLAGAYDLSTSGNYTIQVRSTLQYASLSDGSLMKAANGLPAVATSTPLTVWLDGARRGVQRQLAVGPTAVVNGINYLNCSTTRTNQSASAVTAARNYSQNARNYLNAGSTGARYTTWFGAYNASRYSRVSSNFVNIDNALDQNNGQLTINCSCEADLADAFAYVYPNQPYEIHVCNAFWSASTTGTDSKAGTLVHETSHFTVVAGTQDRVYGQSGARSLAQSNPAQAITNADSHEYFAENTPAQN; this is encoded by the coding sequence GTGAAGAATGTTTTTCTCGCATCGTTTGCAGCAGGCACGCTGGCCGTCGTCGGCGTGCTTGGTTCGGCACAGGCACAGTCCGTGCGCGGACCGGTTCCGTTGACCATCGAACTGGCGCCAGTCGCCGACCAGGCCGGGCGACATCAAGGCAAGATCGCGGTCACCGTCACCAACAACGGCAGCCAAATCGCCCGCGTTCCGACCTATCAGCTGCCGCTCAAGTCGCTGGACAACGGCATCCTGGAGGTGAGCCGCGACGGCAAGCCGGTGGATTACACCGGGCGTCTGGTCAAGCGTGGCCTGCCCAAGGCAGCCGATTTCACCATCCTGCAGCCAGGCCAGAGTGTCCAGGGCGAGGTGGATCTGGCGGGCGCCTATGACCTGTCCACCAGCGGCAATTACACCATCCAGGTGCGTTCGACCCTCCAGTACGCCTCGCTGTCCGACGGCAGCCTGATGAAGGCTGCAAACGGCCTGCCGGCCGTGGCCACCAGTACCCCGCTCACCGTCTGGCTGGACGGCGCACGTCGTGGCGTACAGCGCCAGCTCGCCGTCGGCCCGACCGCCGTGGTCAACGGCATCAACTATCTCAACTGCAGCACCACGCGCACCAACCAGTCCGCCAGTGCCGTCACTGCCGCGCGCAACTACTCGCAGAACGCGCGCAACTACCTCAATGCCGGCAGTACCGGCGCCCGCTACACCACCTGGTTCGGCGCCTACAACGCCTCGCGCTACAGCCGGGTCAGCTCCAACTTCGTCAACATCGACAATGCCCTGGACCAGAACAACGGCCAGCTGACGATCAACTGCAGCTGTGAGGCGGATCTGGCAGATGCCTTCGCCTACGTCTATCCGAACCAACCGTACGAGATCCATGTCTGCAACGCGTTCTGGAGTGCGTCGACCACTGGCACCGACTCCAAGGCCGGCACCCTGGTGCATGAGACCAGCCACTTCACCGTGGTGGCCGGCACGCAGGACCGCGTCTACGGTCAGTCCGGCGCCCGCAGCCTTGCCCAAAGCAATCCGGCCCAGGCGATCACCAATGCCGATAGCCACGAGTACTTCGCCGAGAACACCCCGGCGCAGAACTGA
- the pmbA gene encoding metalloprotease PmbA, with product MNALSSETRVTDDSLQRLDALTDISQRLLERARAAGATQAEVSCSEERGLDVNVRLGDVETVESTRDRGIAVTVYFGKRKGSASTADLQDASLESTVAQACAIARYTEDDAASGLADPELMARDFPDLDSWHPWALDADTAVDLALACEAAGRDADARISNSDGASASTGLSLSVYANSHGFIGRERGTHHSISCALIAGQGDGMQRDGWYSSALAREDLEAPDAIGRHAAARTLARLAPRSLPTGPLPVLFAPEVARSLVGHLLGAVSGGALYRRASFLLDSVGTKLFPDWFNIEELPHLRRGLRSAAFDGEGVATRRSALITDGVLQRYVLGSYSARKLGLQTTANAGGVHNLQVSANAGDLASMIAGMSRGLLVTELMGNGVNPVTGDYSRGAGGFWIENGAIAYPVDGLTIAGNLRDMFAGIEAVGSDVDPRSHVKIGSVLVNRMTVAGDS from the coding sequence TTGAACGCACTCTCCTCCGAAACCCGTGTCACCGACGACAGCCTGCAGCGCCTGGATGCACTGACCGATATCTCGCAACGCCTGCTCGAGCGCGCCCGTGCGGCCGGCGCCACCCAGGCCGAAGTGAGCTGCAGCGAAGAGCGCGGCCTAGACGTCAACGTGCGCCTGGGCGATGTGGAAACGGTCGAATCCACCCGCGACCGCGGCATTGCGGTGACGGTCTACTTCGGCAAGCGCAAGGGCAGTGCCAGCACCGCCGACCTGCAGGACGCCAGCCTGGAGTCCACCGTGGCCCAGGCCTGCGCAATTGCGCGCTATACCGAGGACGATGCGGCCTCCGGCCTGGCCGACCCGGAACTCATGGCGCGCGACTTTCCCGACCTGGACAGTTGGCACCCGTGGGCGCTAGACGCCGACACCGCGGTAGATCTTGCACTGGCCTGCGAGGCCGCCGGCAGGGATGCCGATGCACGCATCAGCAATTCCGACGGTGCCTCGGCCAGCACCGGGCTCAGCCTGTCGGTGTACGCCAATTCGCACGGGTTCATCGGCCGTGAGCGCGGCACCCACCATTCGATCAGCTGCGCGTTGATCGCCGGGCAGGGCGACGGCATGCAGCGCGATGGCTGGTACAGCAGCGCCCTGGCGCGCGAAGACCTGGAGGCGCCGGATGCCATTGGCCGGCATGCCGCGGCGCGCACCCTGGCAAGGCTGGCACCGCGTTCGCTGCCCACGGGCCCGCTGCCGGTGCTGTTCGCGCCGGAAGTGGCGCGCTCGCTGGTCGGCCATCTGCTGGGTGCGGTCTCCGGCGGCGCGCTGTATCGCCGTGCCAGCTTCCTGCTCGATAGCGTTGGCACCAAGCTGTTCCCGGACTGGTTCAACATCGAAGAGCTGCCGCATCTGCGCCGCGGGCTGCGCTCGGCCGCATTCGATGGTGAAGGCGTCGCTACGCGGCGGTCGGCACTGATCACCGATGGCGTGCTGCAGCGCTACGTGCTGGGCAGCTACTCGGCGCGCAAGCTGGGCCTGCAGACCACCGCCAATGCAGGGGGCGTGCATAACCTGCAGGTCAGCGCCAACGCCGGCGATCTGGCGTCGATGATTGCCGGCATGTCACGCGGCCTGCTGGTCACCGAACTGATGGGCAACGGGGTCAATCCGGTGACCGGCGATTACTCGCGCGGTGCCGGCGGCTTCTGGATCGAGAACGGCGCCATCGCCTATCCGGTCGACGGCCTGACCATCGCCGGCAATCTGCGCGACATGTTCGCCGGTATCGAGGCGGTGGGCAGCGACGTCGACCCGCGCTCGCACGTCAAGATCGGCTCGGTGCTGGTCAACCGGATGACCGTGGCCGGCGATAGCTGA
- a CDS encoding alkaline phosphatase, with amino-acid sequence MRYRLPALAALTTLCVAACASTAGTTASAPAAVRVDVPPVTHPAGETPQWWYRSGAARAAGNGAMAGKARNVILFLGDGMSLTTVAAARILDGQRKGGPGEENLLSWEQFPATAFSKTYNTDSQTPDSAGTMTAITTGVKSHMGAIGVSSGNRSDCADSLNKGLLSWLQLADSAGMATGVVTTTRLTHATPAATYAHSPDRNWENDTDLPEAARAAGCQDIAQQLLSTARYGRGPQVVLGGGRSQFQTVQERDPEYDDKVGLRLDGRNLVAEWQQAHPQGAYVWNEQQLQAAAGAPALLGLFEPDHMQFDHDRNRGPQGEPSLTEMTRTAIQSLSRDPNGFVLMVEGGRIDHANHAGNAYRALDETVSLSDAVRTAVETAPADTLIIVTADHSHTLNFVGYPVRGNPILGKVRGTGGEEGDRTQLATDLAGQPYTTLSYANGPGHTGATNAQPAGPKKYPHEPSSSEPAHGRPDLTHVDTEAPSYMQESLVPTKSESHGGEDVGIWATGPGSAAFRGTLEENVIYHVIVQATPRLRERLCKAGTCDAAGVPVELPKPATFEAAAKR; translated from the coding sequence ATGCGTTACCGCCTGCCTGCCCTTGCCGCCCTGACCACCCTGTGCGTAGCCGCCTGCGCCTCCACTGCCGGGACCACCGCGTCCGCACCTGCCGCCGTCCGCGTGGACGTGCCGCCGGTGACGCACCCGGCCGGCGAGACCCCGCAGTGGTGGTACCGCTCCGGCGCCGCACGTGCGGCCGGCAATGGCGCCATGGCCGGCAAGGCGCGCAACGTGATCCTGTTCCTGGGCGATGGCATGAGCCTGACCACGGTGGCGGCCGCGCGCATCCTGGATGGCCAGCGCAAGGGCGGCCCGGGCGAAGAGAACCTGCTGTCGTGGGAACAGTTTCCCGCCACCGCCTTCAGCAAGACCTACAACACCGATTCGCAGACCCCGGATTCGGCCGGCACCATGACCGCGATCACCACTGGTGTGAAATCGCACATGGGCGCGATCGGCGTCAGCAGCGGCAACCGCAGCGACTGCGCCGACAGTTTGAACAAGGGCCTGTTGAGCTGGTTGCAACTGGCCGACAGCGCCGGCATGGCCACCGGTGTGGTCACCACGACCCGCCTCACCCACGCCACCCCGGCCGCGACCTACGCGCATTCGCCGGATCGCAACTGGGAAAACGATACCGATCTGCCCGAGGCCGCGCGCGCTGCCGGCTGCCAGGACATCGCCCAGCAATTGCTGTCGACCGCCCGTTACGGCCGCGGCCCGCAGGTGGTACTCGGCGGCGGCCGCAGCCAGTTCCAGACCGTGCAGGAGCGCGACCCCGAGTACGACGACAAGGTCGGCCTGCGCCTGGACGGCCGCAATCTGGTCGCCGAGTGGCAACAGGCGCACCCGCAAGGCGCCTACGTCTGGAACGAGCAGCAGTTGCAGGCGGCCGCCGGCGCACCCGCGCTGCTGGGCCTGTTCGAGCCGGATCACATGCAGTTCGACCACGACCGCAACCGCGGCCCGCAGGGCGAGCCCAGCCTGACCGAGATGACCCGCACCGCGATCCAGTCGCTATCGCGCGACCCCAATGGTTTCGTGCTGATGGTCGAAGGCGGCCGCATCGATCACGCCAACCATGCCGGCAACGCCTACCGCGCACTGGACGAAACGGTGTCGCTGTCCGATGCAGTGCGCACCGCGGTGGAAACTGCGCCGGCAGACACGCTGATCATCGTCACCGCCGACCATTCGCACACGCTCAACTTCGTCGGCTACCCGGTGCGCGGCAACCCGATCCTGGGCAAGGTGCGCGGCACCGGCGGCGAAGAAGGCGACCGCACCCAGCTGGCCACCGACCTGGCCGGCCAGCCTTACACCACCCTCAGCTACGCCAATGGCCCCGGCCATACCGGCGCGACCAACGCACAGCCGGCCGGACCGAAGAAGTATCCGCACGAGCCCAGCAGCAGCGAGCCGGCCCACGGCCGCCCCGACCTCACCCATGTCGACACCGAAGCCCCCAGCTACATGCAGGAATCGCTGGTGCCGACCAAGTCCGAAAGCCACGGCGGCGAAGACGTCGGCATCTGGGCCACCGGCCCGGGCAGTGCGGCGTTCCGCGGCACGCTGGAAGAGAACGTGATCTACCACGTCATCGTCCAGGCCACCCCGCGCCTGCGCGAGCGCCTGTGCAAGGCCGGCACCTGCGATGCCGCTGGCGTGCCGGTGGAATTGCCCAAGCCGGCCACCTTCGAGGCTGCAGCCAAGCGCTGA